A window of Desulfolucanica intricata genomic DNA:
CGAAATAAATAAGGTTATTAATTTTACCGGAGAACGGGCTGTTATCACGCAGGAAGATGTGGTCCGGGTTGCTGTCCCTCAGGTTGAGCTTAATATCTTTGATGTGGTGGATGCCATTGGCGAAAAACGATGTATTGATGCCTTAAGGAGTATAAATGAACTCTTGCTATACCGTGAGCCTCCGCAGCGAATTTTAGCTATGATTTACAGGCAGTTTCGCCTTTTGCTTCAATTTAAAAAATTACAGGAGGAGGGAGTCACTCTTGCTGAAGTTCAAGCCCGCCTAAAGCTGCACCCTTTTGTTGTTAAGAAATTATCAAAACAGGTTGAAAACTATACTGTAAACGAGTTACACCGGTCCCTGGCTGATTTGCTGGTAATCGATGTTGCTATAAAAAGCGGCCGGGGAGAGTTTTACCCGGCCGTGGCGAATATGTTAGTGAAAATGTGTATATAAAAAGTGTATATAAAAATGTGTATTTAATATTTGAGAATATAAAACCACCCTCCGGGTGGTTGTTTTTGTTAATTAAATTAAACTGCTTGACGATTGAATCGCTTGGTTAGGCGTGATTTTTTACGGGCTGCTTTATTTTTATGTATAACACCCTTAGTAACGGCCTTATCAAGAACAACTAAAGCTCTCCGAAGAGTTTTTTGAGCTTCTTCCGGGGTAGCATTAGCCAGGGCTTCTTCAAATCTTTTAATGGCAGTTTTAATTTGGGATTTAACAATAGTATTGCGTAAGGTCCGCTTGCGGGTAGTTTTTACTCTTTTAGCTGCCGATTTAATGTTTGGCATATCTCTTCACCTCCCAACAGACTATATATTACCACGTACAAATTTAAATTGCAAGCTTCACTGGTATATCATTTGCAAATTTGGTTAATGATATAAGCAGAATTTAAAGTAAGGAGGTGATATTATGCAGTGGACAGGGGTTATTATTAGGTTTGTAGTTTCAGCACTTGTATTAATGGTAGTTAGTTGGCTTTCCCCGGGGTTTGTTGTCAGGGGAGGGATTGTCGGTGCACTAATTGCTGCTGCTGTAATCGCAGTTTTAGGTTATATTGCTGAGAGCTTATTAGGCGACAAGGTGTCACCCCAGGCCCGTGGTCTTGTAGGTTTCGTTACTGCAGCTGTAATAATTTATTTAGCTCAATTTATTATTCCCTCTTTGCTGAGCGTAAGTTTAATCGGTGCTTTAATTTCTGCTTTTATAATCGGACTTATAGATGCGTTTGTTCCTACAATGCTGCGTTAACCAAAAGACCCTACCTTAAAAGTAGGGTCTTTAAAATGAATTCACTACTCATATTTCCTTCTCCCAAACATATAATGTATAGAATAATTTGGGGGGAGGGATTCTTATTTATACGGCTCCCTTGAACTATCGAGGCCGTCATCGTTTAAAAAGGAACAAATCCGGCCGCAGACTGTTATTTCTTCTGGTTATAGTATTAATCACTGGGATTGGCTTTTCCGTTTTTCCTTATTTTCAAAATGGAATGGACAGGCTGACTGCCTGGTTTATCCGTGATCCTGAGCGTCTGATGAGAACTGCTATGCCTATCGTCTCAGTAGTAGAAACCACCAAGGTACAGGCCAGTGCGCGTAATTTTACCGGATCCATGCCTAAGCTGCCCGGTATAGATTTACGTGGACCACGGTTTATTCTAGAGTCCGGGTTTCCCCTTCTGTCTCAGGTAAAACCACCTGAAACGATACAGGTGTCTTCGCCTCTTTCAAATGAAGACAAGCCTGAGCAAAAGAAGGCAGTTACTTTAACTAAAGACTGCCTTGTGGCTATGTATAATACCCACACCGGTGAAACATATGCTTTAACTGACGGGGTAGACCGCTTAGACGGTAAACATGGTGGGGTAGTAGAGGTGGCAAGGGCTTTAAAAAAGGCCTTGGAGGAAAAGAAAGGAATTAGGACAGCCTATTCGGATCGCATTAACGATGTTGTTTATAATGATTCGTACATCGAGTCAAAAAAGACCGCCCAGGAACTTATTGCAGCCAACCCAAATTTAAAAGTGGTTTTGGATATTCACCGTGATTCCGAAAAACCCCGAGAGCAAAGCGTTGTGGAAATTAACGGAAATAAAGCCGCCCGTATACTTATTGTTGTGGGTTCTGATGCCAGAGCACCTTTTCCTAATTGGAAAGAAAACCATGCTTTTGCCTGCCGGGTCTCGGAGAAGATGGAGGAACTTTATCCCGGCCTATCATTGGGTGTTAGGGTGAAGGCAGGTCGTTTTAACCAGTATCTCCACCCGCGATCAATTATTTTGGAAGTCGGCAGTACTAACAATACTACGCCGGAAGCGGTGTATTCAGCAGAACTTTTTGCCGATGTGCTTTCAGAAATAATTTCAGAGGATAATTCTGCTGCTTAGAAATGTATAATATCTCCAAATTTGTTACAACCTAATAAAAAAACCTATCGGAGGTTGCACTGACATGCAGGGCAGGAAGATGGTAATGACGGCAAGTCTTGGTATTTTCTTCGGGGTTTTATTTTGGGGAATGCAGATAACCTTGTATCATTTAAATAGCCTTTTACCACCTGCGCAGAGTGTACGGGCATATCACCTGGAGAAGTTAGATGAAGGGATTTACCGGGTGGAATTATTGGGAGAAGACTTTAAAGTGAAACTACCTGAAGGAGAAAAGGTTATTGAAAAGACTGAACGGTACATGCAAGGGATCAATATTAAGAAAATGAGCGGTTTTTGTGAAAACAGTCTGGAAGCGGCTAAAGAACAGGGAGAAAAGGTTTTAGCCCGGCTAAGTATACAGTGGGAAAACCTAAAGAGAACACTGGGAATTTATATGAATCTATTTATAAGAAATCAAGGTGATGCTATAATGTAAGAGGTTTTGATGGTCGTTTTAGGATAGGAGGAAGGTTTATGCAAAATTACCGCGACCGGATACGTAATTTCTGCATTATAGCGCATATAGATCATGGTAAGTCAACGCTGGCAGACAGACTGTTGGAATATACAGGAACACTGACCGAACGAGAAATGTCTGAGCAAGTTCTGGATAAAATGGATTTAGAGCGAGAGCGTGGTATAACAATAAAGCTTCAAGCCGTACGACTGGTCTATAAGGCAAAGGACGGACAGGAGTATCTGTTAAACATAATTGATACTCCGGGACATGTAGATTTTAGCTATGAGGTTTCCCGCAGTCTGGCGGCTTGTGAGGGAGCCTTACTTGTTGTGGATGCTGCTCAGGGGATTGAAGCTCAAACACTGGCCAATGTGTACCTGGCACTTGAGCATGACCTGGAGATTATTCCGGTTATTAATAAGGTGGACTTACCCAGTGCCGAACCGGAAAGGGTAAAACAGGAAATTGAAGATGTAATCGGCCTGGATGCTTCTGAGGCAGTATATGCATCTGCCAAAACGGGTCTGGGTGTGGAAGAAATCTTAGAGCAGGTTGTTGAAAAGATTCCGCCTCCCAAGGGAGACAGTGAGGCACCACTTAGGGCCTTGATTTTTGATTCTCACTACGATTCGTACAAAGGAGTAATTGCCTATGTCCGGGTAGTGGAAGGTGTTTTGAAAAAAGGTATGAATATTCGAATGATGGCTACCGGTAAAGAGTTTGAGGTGAATGAAGTGGGGATTTTTCTCCCGGTCATGACTGATACCGGTGAATTAAAGGCCGGAGAAGTCGGGTTTATAGCGGCCGGTATCAAAAACGTTAAAGATACTCAGGTAGGTGATACAATCACCAATACTGCCCGGCCCGCAGCTGATCCTTTACCCGGTTATAAAAAGGCTACTTCGATGGTCTTTTGCGGTCTTTATCCTGTAGAAACAGTAGAGTATGATGATTTGCGGGATGCTTTGGAAAAGTTAAAGTTAAATGATGCTTCCTTAGTATATGAGCCGGAAACCTCGGTGGCACTGGGATTTGGTTTCCGCTGTGGCTTTTTGGGGCTTTTGCACATGGAAATTGTACAGGAGCGTTTAGAGCGGGAGTATGGACTGCATCTGATTATCACTGCCCCGAACGTAGTGTATCAGGTTACCACCACTGCCGGTGAAGTAATCAAAGTTGATAACCCACATAACCTTCCACCCCAGGGTAAGGTGGAAAAGATTGAAGAACCTTATATTAAAGCTACCGTTATGGTGCCTAAAGATTATGTCGGAAGTGTCATGGAATTGTGTCAGGAGAAACGTGGAGAATTTAAAAATATGGAGTACCTGAGCCCCGAACGTGTAATGCTCACCTATGAACTTCCTTTAAGTGAAATTATTTATGATTACTATGACCAGTTGAAATCCAGGACAAAGGGTTATGCCTCTTTGGATTATGAATTAGCAGGGTATAAAGAGACTGATTTAGTAAAAATGGATATTTTAATCGGCGGCGAGGACATGGATGCCCTATCTGTGATCGTACACCGTGATAAGGCCTATTACCGCGGCAGAGCGTTGGTAGAGAGGCTGCGGAAGTTAATCCCGCGTCAAATGTTTGAAATACCTATTCAGGCAGCAATAGGTAATAAGGTTATAGCCCGCGAAACAATTAGAGCTTTGCGTAAAGACGTACTGGCCAAGTGTTATGGGGGCGATATTACCCGTAAACGTAAACTGCTGGAAAAACAAAAAGAGGGTAAAAAACGTATGAAGCAGGTTGGTAATGTGGAAATACCGCAGGAAGCCTTTATGGCGGTGCTCAGTATAGATGATTAATAAAGAAGACTTAGGCCTGTATATTCATGTTCCATTTTGCGTAAAAAAATGTCTGTACTGTGACTTTATTTCATATCCGTATAATGTGTCTTTAGTAAAGGATTATGTCGCAGCTTTACTGCAGGAAATGCATTTGTACAGCCAACTGTTAAAGCCCCGTCGAAAATATTTAACAAGTATTTTTGTTGGCGGGGGAACACCTACATGTTTACCCACCGTTTTTCTTTCGTTAATATTAAACAGGGTGGGGGATTTTTTTGAACTTAGTCCTGATGTTGAATTTACAATGGAGGCCAATCCCGGTACATTTAATAAGGAAAAGCTAAATGTTTTATTAGGGGCCGGGGTTAACCGTATAAGCCTGGGGGTACAGGCTTGTCAACCCCGGCTTTTAGCCGTGTTGGGACGAATTCATAGTTTTAACCAAGTATTGGAGGCTTTCAGATTGGCCCGCCGGGTCGGTATTTTTAACCTTAACCTGGATTTAATTTTCGGTATTCCAGGCCAATCTATTTCTGACTGGCAGTATTGTTTACAGGAGGTAGCTGAATTAAACCCCGAGCACCTGTCTTTGTACGGGTTGCAGTTGGAAGAAGGAACTCCTTTATGCCGGGCCGTTAACCTGGGGGAACTGAATCCCTGTCCGGAAGAAGATGAGTTGGAGATGTATCTTTATGCCCGGGAATTTCTTATGGCCGCCGGTTATGAGCAGTATGAAATATCTAACTTTGCCCGGCCCGGTAAGTACTGCCGCCATAACTTAAGGTATTGGGATAACCGGCAGTACCTGGGGATTGGCCCCGGGGCATATTCTTATTTAAATAATACCCGTTTTAATAATACCGGAAATTTAAAAATCTACACCCGCAAACTAAAAGCCGGACAGCTCCCGGTAGAAAGTTGCGAAACCATAACACCGGAAATAGAAATGGCTGAGACAGTTTTTTTGGCTCTTCGAACGTTAAAGGGGTTGAATTTAGATGATTTTGAGAAGAGGTTTGGATTTAAGGTTGAAACCATTTATAAAAAGCAGATAGAAAAGCTTATCCGTCTGGGTTTAATAGAAAAAGTAAATAATTATCTACGACTAACTTCTAAAGGCTTACCGCTGGCAAATCAAGTCTTCGTTGAATTTGTATAATACCCCTATTCCATATTTAGTAAATTAATGCACTTTATTTTGCCCAATTAGCCTTGACAAATTATTTAACAAATGCTATTTTTTATTTATGATTAGTTGGCACTCATAAGGGTAGAGTGCTAACAAGGGAGGTGGCCTGAATGCGAATAGATGAACGTAAACAGCGGGTGTTATTGGCTATTGTGCAGGATTACATTATGACGGCTGAGCCCGTAGGTTCCCGAACCATTGCCCGTAAATATAATTTGGGGGTAAGCCCTGCTACCATACGTAATGAAATGTCTGATTTGGAGGAGTTGGGCTTTATTGAGCAGCCCCATACTTCTGCAGGAAGGGTCCCTTCCGACTATGGTTACAGATATTATGTTGATTATTTAATGGAATGTGAAAAGTTAAACCAGGATGAGCAGAATTTTATTGATAAAGAATACGATAAAAAGGTAAAAGATGTAGGGCAGGTAATTCAGCGAACCGGTCAGCTATTATCACAATTGACCAATTATGCGGCGCTGGTTCTGGTTCCACGTGTAGGACTGAGTGCTTTTAAATACATTCAACTGGTTTCCATGAACCCTACTCAGGCTATGGTTATTGTAGTACTGGATAGCGGGTCGGTACACCATCATATGATTGAGGTTCCGGAGGGGATTACCCAGCATGACCTGGGGCTTATTACAAACGTGCTAAATGCCAAATTGCAGGGCCTCAATAT
This region includes:
- the rpsT gene encoding 30S ribosomal protein S20, translating into MPNIKSAAKRVKTTRKRTLRNTIVKSQIKTAIKRFEEALANATPEEAQKTLRRALVVLDKAVTKGVIHKNKAARKKSRLTKRFNRQAV
- a CDS encoding phage holin family protein; this translates as MQWTGVIIRFVVSALVLMVVSWLSPGFVVRGGIVGALIAAAVIAVLGYIAESLLGDKVSPQARGLVGFVTAAVIIYLAQFIIPSLLSVSLIGALISAFIIGLIDAFVPTMLR
- the spoIIP gene encoding stage II sporulation protein P; its protein translation is MNYRGRHRLKRNKSGRRLLFLLVIVLITGIGFSVFPYFQNGMDRLTAWFIRDPERLMRTAMPIVSVVETTKVQASARNFTGSMPKLPGIDLRGPRFILESGFPLLSQVKPPETIQVSSPLSNEDKPEQKKAVTLTKDCLVAMYNTHTGETYALTDGVDRLDGKHGGVVEVARALKKALEEKKGIRTAYSDRINDVVYNDSYIESKKTAQELIAANPNLKVVLDIHRDSEKPREQSVVEINGNKAARILIVVGSDARAPFPNWKENHAFACRVSEKMEELYPGLSLGVRVKAGRFNQYLHPRSIILEVGSTNNTTPEAVYSAELFADVLSEIISEDNSAA
- the lepA gene encoding translation elongation factor 4 encodes the protein MQNYRDRIRNFCIIAHIDHGKSTLADRLLEYTGTLTEREMSEQVLDKMDLERERGITIKLQAVRLVYKAKDGQEYLLNIIDTPGHVDFSYEVSRSLAACEGALLVVDAAQGIEAQTLANVYLALEHDLEIIPVINKVDLPSAEPERVKQEIEDVIGLDASEAVYASAKTGLGVEEILEQVVEKIPPPKGDSEAPLRALIFDSHYDSYKGVIAYVRVVEGVLKKGMNIRMMATGKEFEVNEVGIFLPVMTDTGELKAGEVGFIAAGIKNVKDTQVGDTITNTARPAADPLPGYKKATSMVFCGLYPVETVEYDDLRDALEKLKLNDASLVYEPETSVALGFGFRCGFLGLLHMEIVQERLEREYGLHLIITAPNVVYQVTTTAGEVIKVDNPHNLPPQGKVEKIEEPYIKATVMVPKDYVGSVMELCQEKRGEFKNMEYLSPERVMLTYELPLSEIIYDYYDQLKSRTKGYASLDYELAGYKETDLVKMDILIGGEDMDALSVIVHRDKAYYRGRALVERLRKLIPRQMFEIPIQAAIGNKVIARETIRALRKDVLAKCYGGDITRKRKLLEKQKEGKKRMKQVGNVEIPQEAFMAVLSIDD
- the hemW gene encoding radical SAM family heme chaperone HemW; its protein translation is MINKEDLGLYIHVPFCVKKCLYCDFISYPYNVSLVKDYVAALLQEMHLYSQLLKPRRKYLTSIFVGGGTPTCLPTVFLSLILNRVGDFFELSPDVEFTMEANPGTFNKEKLNVLLGAGVNRISLGVQACQPRLLAVLGRIHSFNQVLEAFRLARRVGIFNLNLDLIFGIPGQSISDWQYCLQEVAELNPEHLSLYGLQLEEGTPLCRAVNLGELNPCPEEDELEMYLYAREFLMAAGYEQYEISNFARPGKYCRHNLRYWDNRQYLGIGPGAYSYLNNTRFNNTGNLKIYTRKLKAGQLPVESCETITPEIEMAETVFLALRTLKGLNLDDFEKRFGFKVETIYKKQIEKLIRLGLIEKVNNYLRLTSKGLPLANQVFVEFV
- the hrcA gene encoding heat-inducible transcriptional repressor HrcA, which codes for MRIDERKQRVLLAIVQDYIMTAEPVGSRTIARKYNLGVSPATIRNEMSDLEELGFIEQPHTSAGRVPSDYGYRYYVDYLMECEKLNQDEQNFIDKEYDKKVKDVGQVIQRTGQLLSQLTNYAALVLVPRVGLSAFKYIQLVSMNPTQAMVIVVLDSGSVHHHMIEVPEGITQHDLGLITNVLNAKLQGLNMKSIKLTLIKEIYFELSGYKRVLNLAMELLEKNLTMEKKDKIYLGGVFNILKQPEFHNIEKVKTLLSLLEQEQLLCDLMSDIDDEGVSVRIGGEIKNEDIKDCSMITSAYQLDGKIIGRLGVIGPTRMEYAKTVSVVDYLTKNLSLALERLLRG